TTTAAAAGAACAATTTATTCAAATGTAGCAAAACAGAAGCTCAGCCAATTACTCAATAAATATCCTGTAGATATTGCTCACATCCAAAATATTCATAGGCATATTACACCTTCAATCTTTCATACACTTAAAGCAAGAAATATACCAATTGTATGGACACTGCATGATTATTTTCTTCTCTGCCCTAATAGTACCTTCTTTTCAAAAGATGGGATATGCGAAGTTTGCAAAGGAGGGAGGTTTTATAATGTTGTATTTAAGAAGTGTAGAAAAGATTCCTATGCTGCCAGTTTTATGGTAATGTTAGAAGAATATGTTCATAGGGTTTTGGGGCTTTTGAAACTTGTAGATTTTTTTATTGCGCCAAGTAAATTTTTAAAGAATAAGATGGTAGAATATGGATTCCCTTCAGATAAAGTTATTCATATTCCTAATTTTATTGACACAAGAGAGGTAGAGAAGTGGAGAAGTGGAGAAGTGGAGAACAAAAATTCTACTTCCTACGTCTTATATTCTGGGCGTCTTTCTTATGAAAAAGGGTTAAAAACTTTGATAAGAGCAGTCTCATTGTGTGATTCTGTAAATTTATGGATTGCTGGAGACGGCCCTCTTAAGGTAGAGTTAGAGGAATTGGTAAAAAGAAAGGTTAAAGATAGGATAAAATTTCTTGGTCATGTTGATAGGGACAAAATACAAAAATTTATATCTAATGCATTATTTATAGTCCTGCCTTCCGAATGGTATGAGAA
This DNA window, taken from bacterium, encodes the following:
- a CDS encoding glycosyltransferase family 4 protein; this encodes MNILIVNTFHYNRGGDCVYTFELSHLLQKMGSHKVIDFAMRHPLNVSSEYSKFFVPEIDLPEELAKGGLRAGTRVFKRTIYSNVAKQKLSQLLNKYPVDIAHIQNIHRHITPSIFHTLKARNIPIVWTLHDYFLLCPNSTFFSKDGICEVCKGGRFYNVVFKKCRKDSYAASFMVMLEEYVHRVLGLLKLVDFFIAPSKFLKNKMVEYGFPSDKVIHIPNFIDTREVEKWRSGEVENKNSTSYVLYSGRLSYEKGLKTLIRAVSLCDSVNLWIAGDGPLKVELEELVKRKVKDRIKFLGHVDRDKIQKFISNALFIVLPSEWYENSPYSVLEAFAMGKPVVGSRIGGIPELVKDGETGLLFELGNADDLAEKIEWMIAHAKERQKMGQRARAMVEKEYNPEVHYERLMEMYGKVITKHGKTIFKNQTGFYKKMIH